Within Pseudomonas alloputida, the genomic segment GTCACGTGCTTTAGGTTCCTGGGACATGCGGCATCCTCGGGCAAGTTGACGAAAGCGGAGGGAGAGTGTTGAGACTAGACCCTTCGACAGAGAGCGACAGTTACGGTTCGCAGTTTTCATGCCCACTCTGCGATTCCGGCAAAAGGTTGTTCATAAATTGAACAATTCCGGTATCATCGCGCGCCCCAAGACCGTGATCCACCCTATAAAGATGAAAACGACCCTGATCGCCGCGGCCGAAGTCGACCGCCTGGAGACCTGGCAGCGCTACACCAGCAACATGTGCCATGGCTGCCATTCGACCTGCTGCACCCTGCCGGTGGAGGTGAAGATCAAGGATCTGATCCGTATCGGCGTGGTCGACGAGTTCGAAAAAGACGAACCACCCAAGAACGTGGCCAAGCGCCTGCAAAAAGAAGGCATCATCGAGCGCTTCAACCAGAAGTCCGGGATCTTCACCCTGACCCGGATGAGCAACGACGACTGCATGTACCTGGATCGTAAAAGCCGGCTGTGCACCATTTATGACAAGCGCCCGGATACCTGCCGCAACCACCCCAAGGTCGGGCCACGGCCGGGGTATTGCGCCTACAAGCCCAAGGTGGTTGGGCGTTGAGTCTTGCGCCGGGGCATAAATCGAGCGCCGCGCGGGCGGCGCTCGATTCTGTGGCGATGCCGAGCTGGGCATGAAGCACTGAACCCACCGCTCCCATTTCAGCCAGCGGGGAAGCTCCGGCAAGCACCCCCCTGATCCGCTGGTGGATGCTCAGGATAAGTCTGCGGCAAAACGCTGACCGGGCTGGTGACAACGAAACCATCAGCAAACCGCGCCTCTACGAACCGCGCCTGCCAGCCTTGCGCCGGCGGCGCCCAGTCAAGGCTGAACGCCTCACTGGGGATGATCGTCTGCGATGTGTAGCGTACCCCGCAGGCATGGCGGAAGTCCCGATCCAAGGGGTTAGCCGCAGTCCATACCTTCACTGCTACAGGCATTTCCGAAAGCCGTACCAGCACATGCGCAGCTCCTTCGCCCGGAGCCACTTGCACGCGAGGCATCGGCAGGCTGGCCTGGATACGCTGAACCATCGGCACGAGGGTAGTGACAACATGCGCACGCACGCCCCCATGGTCCGAGTTCGGCAGCACCCTGAGGCTGGTCTGGCCAGGCAGGCGCTGCAGGTAGTCCGTGGCGTGATCAGGGGCGAAGAAATCATCCCCGCTGGCGGACACCAGGTATTTCGGTATCTTCAGGCGAGCACCCGGCTCATCCAGGTACTGCATCGGGTCCATCAGTGCCATCAACCGAGCGAAGGCCGGGCTGCCCAACTGCTGCAATACCTCCGCAGCCTGATAGGACCAAAGCGCCAATGGCCATGAACCACCGTACCGCTTGCGCAAGCCCTCCAGCATGCTGGAAGTGTCGGCAACATCGATGACGCTGGGCACGATGGCAATTACCCGGTCATCGGCCATGGCCGTCAGCCATGCACTCCAACCGCGTTTCGAGGCACCGGTGATGATGAACTGCTCGAGGCGTAGCTCGGGCAACGCGTCAGCCATGAGGTCCATGCCCCTGCTGGCGACAGCGGCCATTGGCACATGCAGCGGCAGCTCCGGCGCAGCCGCTTCGTTACGCAGCCAATGCGCCCAGGTATGGGCCACGGCATCATCCTCGCGCATCGGCGCTTGTGCATCACGGAAGGTCACATACTGGTTGGGCACATCGCTGATCGATGCCACAACAGTCTGTGTCTGCACGGCAATGGCACTCAACGCCTCGGACGAGTAGTCAGGGATTTGTTGTTCCTCACCAAACCTCACACCGTTATTGACTACTACCAACGCTTTCTCCGCCAATGCCACGTCTGGCACGAACAGTTCGACGCGGTGCTCCCACAGGCGGGGCTCAACAACGGGCTCAGGCGACCAGGTCTGTGAGGTCATCCGGTATTGATACAGCGTATAGCCCTGTGCGGGTGTCTTCTGCTCCAACTGGTACTGCAAGGGTGCCTGTCTCACCTTCTCGACATGACAGCGGGCTATTTCCTGCGGTCGCAACGCGCTACACGCCTGCTGGGCACTGGCCTGAAAACTGACGGCGAGACACGGAATAAACAACAGGTAACGACAATTCATGTTCCAAGCTCCAAAGCAAGAGCCAGCCAACCTAAGCACGGCTTCTGATTGTCACAAGGCTCCTCGGTTTGCCGTCGAACAAGCACCTGCAAAACACAGTCGCTTCCTACTGGAGCTTTCCACAAGGCACACAAAAACGCCCCCGGCCTTTCGACCGGGGGCGTTTTCATTCAGCCTGAGCTAACTCAGTTTTTGGCTTTCTTGGCTGCGCGGGTACGCTCGCCTTCGTCCAGGATCTTCTTGCGCAGACGGATCGACTTAGGAGTCACTTCGCACAGCTCGTCGTCCTGGATGAATTCCAGGGCCTGCTCGAGGGTGTGGCGAACTGGCGGTACCAGGGCGATGACTTCGTCTTTGCCCGAAGCACGCATGTTGTCGAGCTTCTTGCCTTTGGTCGGGTTCACGCCCAGGTCGTTGTCACGGCTGTTCAGGCCGATGATCTGACCGTTGTAGATCTCCTGGCCGTGTTCAACGAACAGCTTGCCGCGAGCCTGCAGGGTTTCCAGCGAGTAGGTCAGTGCCTTGCCGGTCTCGACCGAAACCAGTACGCCGTTGAGGCGGCCGGACATCTGGCCCGACTTCATGGTGTCGTAGCGATCGAAGATCGAGGTCAGGATGCCTGCACCGTTGGTCAGGGTCAGGAACTGGTTACGGAAACCGATCAGACCACGGGCTGGAATGTTGTACTCCAGACGAACACGGCCCTTGCCATCCGGAACCATGTTGGTCAGGTCGCCTTTACGCAGACCCATCTCTTCCATGACCTTGCCCTGGGATTCTTCAGGGATGTCGATGGTGACGTTCTCGAACGGCTCCTGCTTCACGCCGTCGACTTCGCGGATGATCACTTCAGGACGGCCCACGGCCATTTCGAAGCCTTCACGACGCATGGTTTCGATCAGCACCGACAGGTGCAGCTCACCACGGCCCGAAACCTTGAACTTGTCTGGGGAGTCGGTCTCCTGAACGCGCAGGGCAACGTTGTACAGCAGCTCCTTGTCCAGACGGTCCTTGATGTTACGGCTGGTGACGAACTTGCCTTCTTTACCGCAGAACGGCGAGTCGTTGACCTGGAAGGTCATCGAAACGGTCGGCTCGTCAACGGTCAGCGGCTTCATCGCTTCTACCGCATCCGGGGCGCACAGGGTGTCGGAGATGAACAGCTCATCGAAACCGCTGATGCAGACGATATCGCCAGCCTGGGCTTCTTCGACGTCAACGCGGTGCAGACCGTGGTGACCCATCAGCTTCAGGATACGGCCGTTACGCTTCTTGCCGTTGGTGTCGATGGCGACAACCGGGGTGTTCGGCTTGACGCGGCCACGGGCGATGCGGCCAACACCGATAACGCCGAGGAAGCTGTTGTAGTCCAGTGCCGAGATCTGCATCTGGAACGGGCCGTCGCGGTCAACAGACGGTGCTGGTACGTTGTCGACGATCGACTGGTACAGCGGGGTCATGTCTTCGGCCATGGCAGTGTGGTCCAGGCCGGCAATGCCGTTCAGGGCCGAGGCGTAGACCACTTTGAAGTCCAGCTGTTCGTCGGTGGCACCGAGGTTGTCGAACAGGTCGAAGATCTGGTCCAGAACCCAGTCAGGACGTGCGCCCGGACGGTCAACCTTGTTGATCACGACGATTGGCTTCAGGCCGGCTTCGAAAGCCTTCTTGGTCACGAAGCGAGTTTGCGGCATCGGGCCGTCCTGGGCGTCGACCAGCAGCAGCACGGAGTCGACCATCGACATTACACGCTCAACCTCGCCACCGAAGTCGGCGTGGCCGGGGGTGTCGACGATGTTGATGTGGTAGCCGTTCCAGTTGATGGCGGTGTTTTTCGCCAGAATGGTAATACCGCGCTCTTTTTCCTGGTCGTTGGAGTCCATGACGCGCTCGTCGTTGAGCTCGTTACGCTCCAGAGTGCCGGACTGACGCAGGAGTTTGTCGACCAGAGTGGTTTTACCATGGTCAACGTGGGCGATGATGGCGATGTTACGCAGATTTTCGATCACAAGTGTATCTCGATCAGAGGATTCGGTTGCCGCCCAGTGTAGGCGGCCAATATGTACCGTTTAAGGCTCAGCGGGCCCGGCGGTCGGGAGGGCGATGGCGAATACTGCCGCCATACAGCCCCGGCGTCTTATGTCGGACGATAAACACGCACATTGGCATGTCCCTCACTGAGCAGATGGTGTGCGTGCAAACGGCTCATCACACCCTTGTCGCAATACAGCAAGTACTGGCGCGTGGGGTCCAGGTGCTTGAACTTGCTGTTGATGGCGTAGAACGGCATGGCCTGGACTTCGATACCTTCCAGCACCAGAGGTTCGTCTTCCTGGGCATCGGGGTGGCGAATGTCGATGACGATCTGGCCTGGCAGCGCCTCGGCCACTTCCTCGATTTCGATGTCCTTGCCCAGCTCATCGATCACATGATCGATGGAAATGAACTTGGCGCGCTCAAGAGCGCGCTCCAGCACGGCCATGTCGAACTGCTTTTCTTCGTGCTCCATGCGGTGACGCTTGGCATGGGTGGTCGGGTTTACCGAGATCACGCCGCAGTATTCCGGCATGTGCTTGGCAAAGTCCGCGGTACCGATTTCGGTGGCCTGGTCGATGATGTCCTGCTTGTGGCTGGCCAGCAGCGGGCGCAGCACCAGCTTGTCGGTGGCCGAGTCGATGATCGACAGGTTCGGCAGGGTCTGGCTGGACACCTGGGAAATCGCTTCGCCGGTCACCAGCGCGTCAATCTGCAGGCGGTCGGCCATATGGGCGGCGCCGCGCAGCATCATGCGCTTGAGGGTCACGCCCATGTAGCTGTTGTCGACCTTGTTGAGGATCTCGCCAACCACTTCTTCGAAAGGCACGCTGATGAACAGTACGCGCTGGCTGCTGCCGTATTTTTTCCACAGGTAATGGGCCACTTCCATTACGCCCAGCTCGTGGGCACGGCCGCCGAGGTTGAAGAAGCAGAAGTGGGTCATCAGGCCGCGGCGCATCATCTGGTAGGCCGCAACGGTGGAGTCGAAACCACCGGACATCAGCACCAGAGTCTGCTCCAGGGCACCCAGCGGATAACCGCCGATGCCATTGTGCTGGTTGTGGATCACGTACAGGCGCTGGTCGCGGATTTCGATGCGCACCAGCACTTCAGGCTTTTTCAGCTCGATCCCGGCGGCGCCACACTGCTGACGCAGTTGGCTGCCGACGTAACGGTCGACGTCCATCGAGGTGAAGTCATGGTGGCCACCGCGCTTGCAGCGCACGGCGAAGTGCTTGCCGGCCAGCAGGTGGCCGAAGTGGTGCTTGCACTTGGCGACGATGTCGTCGAAGTCACCCAGCGGGTATTCCTCTACCTGCAGGAAGTGGGTGATACCCGGGGTGCAGGTGAGGCGTTCGATCATCTCGCGCTGGACTTTTTCGTCTTCGACGCGGGTGACCACCTCGAGATTGTCCCAGACACCATCGACCGCGAGCTCAGGGTCGAGATCCTTGAGCACGTTGCGGATGTTCTTGCCAAGCTGGCGGATGAAGCGCTTGCGCACCGGCCGGCTTTTGATGGTGATTTCTGGGAAGACTTTGACGATAAGTTTCATTGGTTAACAGCGCGCGCAGGGCCTGCCGAAAATGAGGGGCGCGAATTATATCGGAAATTGCTCAGGATTTGACCAACTTTTGATCAGAAGCTTTGAGATAAATGCAGAGGCCAGGTTTTGCAGCGCCTGTTCCGGCCCTTTCGCGGGTAAACCCGCGCCTACAGGCGGTGCAAAGCCCGTAGGAGCGGGTTTACCCGCGAAGAGGCCCTAGAACCTGGCACACCACTCACGCCACGCACCCTATTGGTGCGACACGATCAAAAAACGCATCGTAAGGGTGCACTTTCACCCGCTAACCCAACGCCAAATGCCCGCAAACGCCCCCTTTTATCCCACCCTCGCCATTTTCGGGCACTGGCATGCAATTTGCTCCCTTGTGAGGCAGGTAAGCTTGGCCGACTATCCGCGCCCGGCAACACCCTTTTTCCAGGGCAGCGGCCCACCGCGCTCTAGACCATCCGGAGGACAACATGTCGAAGTCGGTTCAACTCATCAAAGATCATGACGTCAAGTGGATTGATCTGCGTTTCACGGACACCAAAGGCATTCAGCACCACGTGACCATGCCGTCGCGTGATGCGCTGGACGAAGACTTCTTCGAAGTCGGCAAGATGTTCGACGGTTCCTCCATCGCTGGCTGGAAAGGCATCGAAGCTTCCGACATGATCCTGATGCCGGTCGACGAAACCGCCGTTCTGGACCCGTTCACCGAAGAACCAACCCTGATCATCACCTGCGACATCGTCGACCCGTCGAGTATGCAGGGCTACGACCGCGACCCACGCGCCATCGCCAAGCGTGCTGAAGAGTACCTGAAGAGCACCGGCATCGGTGACACCGTATTCGCCGGTCCAGAGCCTGAGTTCTTCATCTTCGACGAAGTGAAGTTCCACTCGGACATCTCCGGTTCGATGTTCAAGATCTTCTCCGAGCAGGGCTCGTGGATGACCGGCGCTGACGTGGAAGGCGGCAACAAAGGCCACCGTCCAGGCGTGAAAGGCGGCTACTTCCCGGTTCCGCCGTTCGACCATGACCACGAAATCCGTACTGCCATGTGCAACGCCCTGGAAGAAATGGGCCAGACCGTTGAAGTTCACCACCACGAAGTGGCGACTGCCGGCCAGAACGAAATCGGCGTCAAGTTCAACACCCTGGTGAAGAAGGCTGACGAAGTACAGGCGCTGAAATACGTCGTGCACAACGTTGCCGACGCTTACGGCCGTACCGCCACCTTCATGCCGAAGCCACTGTACGGCGACAACGGCTCGGGCATGCACGTGCACATGTCGATCTGGAAAGACGGCAAGAACACCTTCTCGGGTGAAGGCTATGCCGGCCTGTCCGACACCGCCCTGTACTTCATCGGCGGTATCATCAAGCACGGTAAGGCCCTGAACGGCTTCACCAACCCGTCGACCAACTCGTACAAGCGTCTGGTCCCAGGCTTCGAAGCCCCGGTAATG encodes:
- a CDS encoding YkgJ family cysteine cluster protein, which codes for MKTTLIAAAEVDRLETWQRYTSNMCHGCHSTCCTLPVEVKIKDLIRIGVVDEFEKDEPPKNVAKRLQKEGIIERFNQKSGIFTLTRMSNDDCMYLDRKSRLCTIYDKRPDTCRNHPKVGPRPGYCAYKPKVVGR
- a CDS encoding PhoPQ-activated pathogenicity-related family protein; translation: MRQAPLQYQLEQKTPAQGYTLYQYRMTSQTWSPEPVVEPRLWEHRVELFVPDVALAEKALVVVNNGVRFGEEQQIPDYSSEALSAIAVQTQTVVASISDVPNQYVTFRDAQAPMREDDAVAHTWAHWLRNEAAAPELPLHVPMAAVASRGMDLMADALPELRLEQFIITGASKRGWSAWLTAMADDRVIAIVPSVIDVADTSSMLEGLRKRYGGSWPLALWSYQAAEVLQQLGSPAFARLMALMDPMQYLDEPGARLKIPKYLVSASGDDFFAPDHATDYLQRLPGQTSLRVLPNSDHGGVRAHVVTTLVPMVQRIQASLPMPRVQVAPGEGAAHVLVRLSEMPVAVKVWTAANPLDRDFRHACGVRYTSQTIIPSEAFSLDWAPPAQGWQARFVEARFADGFVVTSPVSVLPQTYPEHPPADQGGACRSFPAG
- the typA gene encoding translational GTPase TypA, translated to MIENLRNIAIIAHVDHGKTTLVDKLLRQSGTLERNELNDERVMDSNDQEKERGITILAKNTAINWNGYHINIVDTPGHADFGGEVERVMSMVDSVLLLVDAQDGPMPQTRFVTKKAFEAGLKPIVVINKVDRPGARPDWVLDQIFDLFDNLGATDEQLDFKVVYASALNGIAGLDHTAMAEDMTPLYQSIVDNVPAPSVDRDGPFQMQISALDYNSFLGVIGVGRIARGRVKPNTPVVAIDTNGKKRNGRILKLMGHHGLHRVDVEEAQAGDIVCISGFDELFISDTLCAPDAVEAMKPLTVDEPTVSMTFQVNDSPFCGKEGKFVTSRNIKDRLDKELLYNVALRVQETDSPDKFKVSGRGELHLSVLIETMRREGFEMAVGRPEVIIREVDGVKQEPFENVTIDIPEESQGKVMEEMGLRKGDLTNMVPDGKGRVRLEYNIPARGLIGFRNQFLTLTNGAGILTSIFDRYDTMKSGQMSGRLNGVLVSVETGKALTYSLETLQARGKLFVEHGQEIYNGQIIGLNSRDNDLGVNPTKGKKLDNMRASGKDEVIALVPPVRHTLEQALEFIQDDELCEVTPKSIRLRKKILDEGERTRAAKKAKN
- the thiI gene encoding tRNA uracil 4-sulfurtransferase ThiI; translation: MKLIVKVFPEITIKSRPVRKRFIRQLGKNIRNVLKDLDPELAVDGVWDNLEVVTRVEDEKVQREMIERLTCTPGITHFLQVEEYPLGDFDDIVAKCKHHFGHLLAGKHFAVRCKRGGHHDFTSMDVDRYVGSQLRQQCGAAGIELKKPEVLVRIEIRDQRLYVIHNQHNGIGGYPLGALEQTLVLMSGGFDSTVAAYQMMRRGLMTHFCFFNLGGRAHELGVMEVAHYLWKKYGSSQRVLFISVPFEEVVGEILNKVDNSYMGVTLKRMMLRGAAHMADRLQIDALVTGEAISQVSSQTLPNLSIIDSATDKLVLRPLLASHKQDIIDQATEIGTADFAKHMPEYCGVISVNPTTHAKRHRMEHEEKQFDMAVLERALERAKFISIDHVIDELGKDIEIEEVAEALPGQIVIDIRHPDAQEDEPLVLEGIEVQAMPFYAINSKFKHLDPTRQYLLYCDKGVMSRLHAHHLLSEGHANVRVYRPT
- the glnA gene encoding type I glutamate--ammonia ligase, which translates into the protein MSKSVQLIKDHDVKWIDLRFTDTKGIQHHVTMPSRDALDEDFFEVGKMFDGSSIAGWKGIEASDMILMPVDETAVLDPFTEEPTLIITCDIVDPSSMQGYDRDPRAIAKRAEEYLKSTGIGDTVFAGPEPEFFIFDEVKFHSDISGSMFKIFSEQGSWMTGADVEGGNKGHRPGVKGGYFPVPPFDHDHEIRTAMCNALEEMGQTVEVHHHEVATAGQNEIGVKFNTLVKKADEVQALKYVVHNVADAYGRTATFMPKPLYGDNGSGMHVHMSIWKDGKNTFSGEGYAGLSDTALYFIGGIIKHGKALNGFTNPSTNSYKRLVPGFEAPVMLAYSARNRSASIRIPYVGSPKARRIEARFPDPSANPYLAFAALLMAGLDGIQNKIHPGDAADKNLYDLPPEEAKNIPQVCGSLKEALEELDKGRAFLTKGGVFSDDFIDAFIELKSEEEIKVRTFVHPLEYELYYSC